One genomic region from Salinicola endophyticus encodes:
- the nhaC gene encoding Na+/H+ antiporter NhaC, translating to MSDNVRVGAIPSLPLALAPLLLTVALLMTQFFVFGDFTPHIPLACGILICAFFARLRGIAWTRMEASMLKVIKLGLPAILILLAVGMLIGTWILAGTVPTLIYYGINLVSPGWFLVATCLISSLISLAVGTSWGTVGTVGLALMGIGHGLGIPVYLTAGALVSGAFFGDKMSPLSDTTNLTPAVCETDLWTHIKSMMATTVPAMTLALLAYAWLGAGYADQLIDVGGIDALRRTLAEHFTLSWITLIPPVVVISLSMARFPPFPTIFGGAALGGVIAILLQGSDVQAVFDVMQNGYVADTGSAAMDTLLSKGGAMSMTWVVTLTLFALGFTGMLEAYGTIDAIMLHLAKLMRGRFSMVLTSSVTTASVGTVVGDVYTTLVLPGRLLHGQYQQMGYRTSVLSRTIEDNGTLLSPLIPWNMGGSFVAATTGVPTLLYAPFAFACWLSPLFGLLWALLGRFVPRQATTADRAAERRAGSGARGEAQAGSA from the coding sequence ATGAGTGACAACGTTCGCGTGGGCGCGATTCCCAGCCTGCCGCTGGCGCTGGCGCCGCTACTGCTGACCGTGGCACTGCTGATGACGCAGTTCTTCGTCTTCGGTGACTTCACGCCCCACATTCCGCTCGCCTGCGGCATCCTGATCTGTGCCTTCTTTGCGCGCCTGCGTGGCATCGCCTGGACGCGCATGGAGGCGTCGATGCTCAAGGTGATCAAGCTGGGCCTGCCGGCGATCCTGATCCTGCTCGCGGTGGGCATGCTGATCGGCACCTGGATTCTCGCGGGAACGGTGCCGACGCTGATCTACTACGGCATCAATCTGGTCTCGCCGGGCTGGTTCCTGGTCGCCACCTGTCTGATCAGCTCGTTGATCTCGCTCGCCGTGGGCACCTCCTGGGGCACGGTGGGCACCGTCGGTCTGGCGCTGATGGGCATCGGCCATGGCCTGGGTATTCCGGTCTATCTGACCGCGGGTGCGCTGGTCTCCGGCGCCTTTTTCGGTGACAAGATGTCGCCGCTCTCCGATACCACCAACCTCACCCCGGCGGTCTGCGAGACCGACCTGTGGACCCATATCAAGAGCATGATGGCGACCACGGTGCCGGCGATGACGCTGGCGCTGCTGGCCTACGCCTGGCTCGGTGCCGGCTACGCCGATCAGCTGATCGACGTCGGTGGCATCGATGCCCTGCGCCGCACGCTGGCCGAGCACTTCACCCTGAGCTGGATCACGCTGATCCCGCCGGTGGTGGTGATCTCGCTGTCGATGGCCCGGTTTCCGCCGTTCCCCACCATCTTCGGCGGTGCCGCGCTCGGTGGGGTGATCGCGATCCTGCTCCAGGGCAGCGACGTGCAGGCGGTGTTCGACGTGATGCAGAACGGCTACGTCGCGGACACCGGCAGCGCGGCGATGGATACGCTGCTCTCCAAGGGGGGCGCGATGTCGATGACCTGGGTGGTGACCCTGACGCTGTTCGCACTCGGTTTCACCGGGATGCTCGAAGCCTACGGCACCATCGACGCGATCATGCTGCACCTGGCCAAGCTGATGCGCGGGCGCTTCAGCATGGTGCTGACCAGCTCGGTCACCACCGCGTCGGTGGGCACCGTGGTCGGCGACGTCTATACCACCCTGGTGCTGCCGGGGCGGCTGCTGCACGGGCAGTACCAGCAGATGGGCTACCGCACCTCGGTGCTGTCGCGCACCATCGAAGACAACGGCACGCTGCTGTCGCCGCTGATCCCGTGGAACATGGGTGGGAGCTTCGTCGCCGCCACCACCGGGGTGCCCACGCTGCTCTATGCGCCGTTCGCCTTTGCCTGCTGGCTGTCGCCGCTGTTCGGCCTGCTGTGGGCGCTGCTCGGCCGCTTTGTTCCGCGGCAGGCGACGACAGCGGATCGGGCGGCCGAGCGGCGGGCCGGTTCAGGGGCGCGGGGTGAAGCGCAGGCGGGTAGCGCCTGA
- a CDS encoding aldehyde dehydrogenase family protein, whose amino-acid sequence MIDEILGRLGVATSAYRDGDYVVTSPTDGGELGRVSNESAAAVTARIDRAERAFAAWRQVPAPRRGELVRLFGEQLRRHKEDLGALVTLECGKIYQEGLGEVQEMIDICDLAVGQSRQLYGLTIASERPGHHMRESWHPLGPIGLITAFNFPVAPWAWNAALALVCGNSLLWKPSEKTPLCALACQALLERAMAEFGDDAPQDLSQVIIGEREAGEALTDDPRVPLISATGSTRMGREVAPRVAARFGRSILELGGNNAMILAPSADLDMAVRGILFSAVGTAGQRCTTLRRLIVHESVRDEVVERIKKAYANVTIGDPMQGNLVGPLIDAQAFDQMQSVLEKARQQGATVFGGERQLADTYPNGYYVSPAIVEVAEQNELVKHETFAPILYVLSYRDFDQALALNNDVPQGLSSCIFTTDVREAEAFVSDQGSDCGIANVNIGPSGAEIGGAFGGEKETGGGRESGSDVWKSYMRRQTNTVNYSRELPLAQGIKFD is encoded by the coding sequence ATGATCGACGAGATCCTCGGACGCCTCGGCGTGGCGACTTCGGCCTACCGCGACGGCGACTATGTGGTCACCTCGCCCACCGACGGCGGCGAGCTGGGCCGGGTCAGCAACGAGTCCGCAGCGGCGGTGACCGCGCGTATCGACCGCGCCGAGCGTGCCTTCGCCGCTTGGCGCCAGGTACCGGCCCCGCGGCGGGGCGAGCTGGTGCGGCTGTTCGGCGAGCAGCTGCGCCGGCACAAGGAGGATCTCGGGGCGCTGGTCACGCTGGAGTGCGGCAAGATTTATCAGGAGGGGCTGGGCGAGGTCCAGGAGATGATCGACATCTGCGATCTCGCCGTGGGCCAGTCGCGTCAGCTCTACGGCCTGACCATCGCCTCCGAGCGCCCCGGCCACCACATGCGCGAGAGCTGGCATCCGCTGGGCCCGATTGGTCTTATCACTGCCTTCAACTTCCCGGTCGCGCCCTGGGCCTGGAACGCCGCGCTGGCGCTGGTGTGCGGCAACAGTCTGCTGTGGAAGCCCTCCGAGAAGACCCCGCTGTGTGCGCTCGCCTGCCAGGCGTTGCTGGAGCGCGCCATGGCCGAGTTCGGCGACGACGCCCCGCAGGATCTGAGCCAGGTGATCATCGGCGAGCGCGAAGCCGGCGAAGCCCTCACCGACGACCCGCGGGTGCCGCTGATCAGCGCCACCGGCAGCACGCGCATGGGTCGCGAGGTCGCGCCCCGGGTCGCCGCGCGCTTCGGCCGCAGCATTCTCGAACTGGGCGGCAACAACGCCATGATCCTGGCGCCCAGTGCCGATCTCGACATGGCCGTGCGCGGCATCCTGTTCTCGGCGGTCGGCACCGCCGGCCAGCGCTGTACCACCCTGCGCCGTCTGATCGTCCACGAGTCGGTGCGTGACGAGGTGGTCGAGCGGATCAAGAAGGCCTACGCCAACGTCACCATCGGCGACCCGATGCAGGGCAACCTGGTCGGCCCGCTGATCGACGCCCAGGCCTTCGACCAGATGCAGTCGGTGCTGGAGAAGGCGCGCCAGCAGGGGGCCACGGTGTTCGGCGGCGAGCGCCAGCTGGCCGACACCTACCCCAATGGCTACTACGTCTCGCCGGCGATCGTCGAGGTCGCCGAGCAGAACGAGCTGGTCAAGCACGAGACCTTCGCGCCGATCCTCTACGTGCTCAGCTACCGCGACTTCGACCAGGCCTTGGCGCTCAACAACGACGTGCCGCAGGGGCTGTCGTCGTGCATCTTCACCACCGACGTGCGCGAGGCGGAAGCCTTCGTTTCCGATCAGGGCAGTGACTGCGGCATCGCCAACGTCAATATCGGGCCGAGCGGTGCCGAGATCGGTGGCGCCTTCGGTGGCGAAAAGGAGACCGGTGGCGGGCGTGAGTCCGGTTCCGACGTGTGGAAGAGCTACATGCGTCGCCAGACCAATACCGTCAACTACTCGCGCGAGCTGCCGCTGGCCCAGGGCATCAAGTTCGACTGA